The genomic region AGGTTGCCTGTCAAGTGGGGTAGAGGAAGGTGTGAATATGTTGCATTATCTTATCATCATGTCTAGTGTAAAAAGTAAGAGTGTAGTACATACAATGTCTTATTAAAGCTTGGTTACAACTCTAAGGTAGCACTTGTAGTGACAGTAAGTAAATCCTCATGACAGActggaatttcttttcttttctttgggtACTGGAACATCTCTGTGGTTACTCCTGCACACTAAAGCACACATCGTGGTTGTTGTGTCATGGTAAtctatatgtaaaataataccatatttaaaataacagaTTCTTGAAAGACACAACAGTAGAGGTGGTTACATGATTTGTGAAACTGAATGATATTTTTCTGGATTCTCTTCATGTTTACTGACGATGTTAAACTGTCTAGGTTCATTTGGTGTAAATCATGGTGTTGAACTCCATGCTGATGTCATTGAGTATGCTTATCAGAAGCTGGACTGCTTTATCAAGACGAGTGACAGCTTTGACAAGTCAGTATCCATGTGTTTGTTAGAATTTTTATAGTTCATTATTACAAATAAGATAAAGTAGAGCATGGGTTATAGTATTATGCTAACTGACTATATCATATGGCGTGCATCAGGTTTGAGTTCTGTGAGCCATCATTTGTAGTGGGCAACTGCCTGGAGATTGCCCCAGAGAGCCGACAGTATGACAGAGTGTACTGTGGAGCAGGGGTTCAGAGGGAGCATGAGGACTTCATGAAGAACCTGCTAAAGGTTGGGGGTATTTTGGTGCTCCCCTTGGAAGAAAAGGTGAGGTATCTATCCTGTGGTTATCATTATTTCTACACCCATTAGAAGAAAAGCTACACTGTTAAAAGAATCTCAATTGTAGTTCAGTTTGTCCCTCTGTATGGAGAACCCATCGTAGATAGTCTGtagatattttttaaacctttattttttctttttatatattatataagtagACGTACACTCACTGTGTCAAGTGCACTGCTCATTCAATTTCAGTGTTAGAAGTGGAAGTCAAgttctctgttttatttaaattagtaATTAAATACAGGGTCCTTCAGTTTGTCCCTGTGGGGTGAACTCTTGAAGGTTGTATAAAGAACACTATGACAGTGTTTTTTactttcagaaataaagaaaaaacaattacaatgttGAACCTCTTTATGAAGCAAGAaccattaaccatccaaagagGCCTTGAGGAAAGAGTGTAGTGACATGATGAAAATGGAGGTGATGTAAACATTGTAAACTTACTGGATCCATATCTTATTATGccacactctttaaaaaaacttaaatattgaactttaaagtgttatttacattacaaatcattacatttatggcatttggcagacacccttacccagagcgacttacatttgtctcatttatacatctgagtgTTAAgcgtcttgctcaagggcctaacagtggcagcttggcagtgctgggcttcgaactcatgaccttccgatcagtaccccaaagtcttaaccactgagctaccactgctgggttGTAACTCTGGAGGGATCCGTAAATGTTCTATATTAGGTTTTAGTGTGACTATTGAGTATACACAATGTTCTCAGTAAATTTTTAAATCTTTAGTTGTTAATAAACCTTAAAGCAGTTTTGTCTTTCAGCTTACCAAAATTACTCGGACAGGGTACAACTCATGGGAGACAAAGAAGATCATTGCTGTGTCCTTTGCACCTCTTGTGCTTCcaaaacacagagaaaatggCAAACCCAGAGCAGTACCACTACGTAAGTATACTACAGCAGTAATTCAGTGTATTATATCTGAAGATGCACTacttgttaaacacgtttcgaAATTAATATGAACTTTCTGATGTCTGGCTAGGTCTTTTTCAGTTACTATATTGTTTCATGGGTGGTAGAGTGACACAGTGATTAGTGTTGCCgtgtcacagctccaggatcccctgTTGAAATCTAAACTACGGTtagtgtctgcatgggtttcctctagtttcctcccaaaaacatgccagagggtggattggctactctatatagcccctaggtgtgaatgtgtgcatgatgccctggAATGGATTGGGGTCCCATCCAGGGGGCATTCCTGCTTTACACACAGCgttcctgagataggctccgGACTTGCAGCCACCcttaccaggataaagtggttactaaagatgaatgatgtatttttttatctCGTGAAGCTGCCATGTTTGAAGTGCGAAGCCTCCAGGACTTGGCTCGCATTTCCATCCGTCAGACCCTGAAGAAATCTGTGTCTGGTCCGTGGCCTCTTCCCCAGAAGGTGGGATCCAGAGGCAGGTCTCGTCTGAAACAGAGACGTGAACAACGCGACTCCACGCTCCTGACCAACCACTATATGTTCATGAGTCGCCTGATCCCCAGAGCTATAGATGACAACAACAACCAGTCGGAGTCAGATGACGATGAGGACTGCAGGGGCGTTTGCGAACGAGTGGATGACGAGCTTGGAGAAAGTGAGGATGGAAGGAGGAAAGAGGCAGGTGTTACAGAGGCTCCTGTTAACTTCCTGAGGGAGAGGATCCTCAGCCTGCCTCTCCCGGAGCCACTCAAGACATACCTTCTATATTACAGAGAGAAGTAGGCCATCAATTTACTGAATTGACTTATTTCAGTTCATCCATAAACCATGTATAAGTCCTAAAATGTCCATCAGTTCCTCCTCACGCCTTGTTGGATGTAATGTGCgcaaattacatttttaatggcTAAATAATAAGCATGATTAGCGGgaagaaataaacactttttggAATCAGTGAATCAGACTCTTGAGTAGAGGTATAAACATCCTGTTTTACTGAAGTATTAAAGCCACAATCAGGAATCTGACAAACAATAAACCATGAAATGTGAACAGTATGTCAACTATACTGGTAATAAACTGTGTATGGAACTGGGATGGCCATCGCTACTGATTTTAATTTCCATGCATTTCCttgaacatacagtacaaaacaaTGCAGACAATACAAGAAAAAATGAGGACTCAATAATATTTTGCAATTTATGCTATGCCATTAAATGGCCATCTTTATGATTCTGGTTTTCATGTGAgtgaaatgaagaaaagaaaaatggagagAGTTTTATTTCACTAATGGCATTGCACTAAATCAATCGGTAATTGCCTACTGAATCACAAAAATGATGTGCCATCATTTGGCTCTGCACATTATTGTTGCACATCTCTTTTTTGCCCTCAGATTTTAGAGGGATATAAAgcaatcagacaaaaaaaaaagtatgttcttAATAGAGTGTATGAAAATGAATTACTTTCAATGACATTTTAGAATATAAATGAAGGATAATTGAGTTTCATCATTTTTGCAGACCTCGATATTGCCCATTGTGTTTAGATGTGTTTGTTTACACAAGAATGAATGTCACTAACATTTTAGCCATTCGTGCTGCTTTTGTCCTCTTGTCTGCTCTAGGGTtgtcaaatttttaaaaaatttcaacTACAAATATTCATCGAATTTAAGATAAATATGCACATTTGTATGCAAAAACTATGCATTCGAATTTAAGATGTATAGCAAGCACTAGCAccgtttttaattaaaatgacatgCAAGATATTAATGCACTAACAAGGTTTTTCTAAGAAGAATAATCTAGAAAGAATACTTCTagtgtttaaaataatacaggCATAGGGGATTGACCCATTTAAGCTGCGTGAGCTGAcgctgaacagtgaatgaacaccggtaaactgaagcgcttcACTAACAGGCTAATGACTCAtcatatacacaacataaacgTAATATTACAACTTGCTTGTGCACAAAATGATGTGAACGTACAAGTGAACTTGaacttacagtgccctccactaatattggcacccttggtaaatatgagcaaagaaggctgtgaaaaattgtctttattgtttaaccttttgatcttttgttaaaaaaaaaaaaaacattcacaaaaatactctgctctcatggatagcaaacacaacacaggtttatatttatatatatatatatttatatttatatatatatatatatatatatatatatatatatatatataggtgtgcaacaattattggcacccctataaaTTCCtatgagagaaatatatttgaagtatattcccattgatattttacatttctttagtaCACCTCGGTAACTagtaacaggaaattgttcaagcatgacttcCTGTGAAACaggtgtataaatatgaggtaacacataggccaaattccattagtcatttataacaatgagtaaggaatatagctgtgatgtgtgcaGAAGgatgttgagcttcacaaaacgggaagtggctataagaacaagcactgaaaatgcccattaccatcatcagggcaataattaagacgttccagtcaactggaaacgttatgaatcaacctggaattggatgtgtgtctatactgtctcaatgcactgtaaaaaggatggttcgagtggccaaaaaatctccaaggatcacagctggagatttgcagaagttagttgcgtcttggggtcagaaagtctccagaactacaatctgaagtcacctacatcaccacaagttttttggaagggtttcaataaaaaagcctccactctcatccaaaaacaaactcgagcgtcttcagtttgccagactcaaaatcaagctttttggcaataaacaccagtggtggttttggcacacacagagaggtatcatatggaaaagtacctcatgcccacagttaaatatggtggtggctctttaatgttctggcgctgtttttctgccaaaggacctggacattttgttaagatacatggcatcatggatgctatcaaatatcaacagatattgaaaacctgactgcctctgccagaaagcttaaaatgggccgtagttggatcttccagcaggattcaaaacatacatcaaaatcaacacaaaatggtttactgaccacaaaatcaaggtcctgccatggccatcccagtcacctgacttgaaacccacagaaatcctgtggggtgaactgaagaggagagtcaccagtgtggaccttgaaatttgaaggatctggagagattctgtatggaggaatggtttcagatcccttgctatgtattctccaacctcatcaggcattataggagaagactcagagctgttatcttggcaaagggaggtagcacaaagtattgaacgaaagggtgccaatagttgttgcacacctatatttaacaaaagttttttgataaacctgtgttttgtttgcaattgttggaTATCCATGTGAGCAgaatttttgtgactttttttttttttgaaaacaaaaaaaaggttaaacaataaagacaatttttcacattcttctttactcatatttaccaagcttgccaatattagtggaggacactgtatgtcACGCTCTTTTAGTAACAACTAACTAAAACACaatgaataactaaagcataaagaactcacaatattgtattacaatAGAGTACTCGTAATATTTCAGGTGATCAGGTTTTCACGTTGTCGTTGATACATGTTTAAGTTAACAtagaaaatgtgtgaatatttcatttaatttgcattttctcttcaaataaaatactgaCTAATATTTGATGCCATTTTCGTCCGAGAAAAactgattaatattaataaataagatgaaatattgactaaatttaaaggatattttcatCAGAAGACAAACTATTTGACACACCAATTCCAGTGtctgaatattcttaagaatgAAAAGTTCTTTGCTCTTTCAAAGGGTGTATTGTTTGCattatgctattatattattaaatcagtggcataaaatagtcttaaaatgacaataatattgtttatcgcaattatttctgggacaatatatcaTCCATCAAAAAGTGTTATTGTGACAGGCCTCCCTTTCGGACAGTCCTTCTGAGTGATACAggctacataaaaaaaacaacagaaaaatagaGCAATAATAAAATCAAGGTGAATTCCTGGGAAGGAAACTGTACATTCTAGTCataatgcatacacaaacatgactTGTAATTAAAATGTGCAAGGCTGACCATTCCAGACATTACATGTTTTCGCTACATCAGTTGCACATGTTTGATGTCTAGTACTGAGAAAATTACATAACTGTGCTACTCCATTAAAACCTTtataacattacattaaaatacTCCTACAAAAGGTTGAGAGTGTAAAACAGACCTTGatattgcaatttaaaaaaaaaaaaaaaacctcatgaatataaacttcagatttGACTGCAGGAGCCAAATTTCTGCTattgattaatattattacaaaCATGATAAATTGTGTGGTAGTGGTTATGATGGGGAAAACAAGATATTCATATACAGTGGTGTGAAAGTAtctgctgatttcttctgtttttgtgcatctctcATACCAagctgtttcagaaattaaaacaaaagggaagataaaacaaaagcaacctgagtaaacacaaaatacagttttaaatgataacATTAATTATTGAAGCAAGTTATCCAATTCCAGCTGGGccagtgtgaaaatgtatttgaccccatagttactaattccccaaatctatgaaactgtattgataatggggttcagctggactagacgcaagcaggcctgattactgcaaactctgttcaatcaaatcaacactcaAGGTCTTatgcagtaacacactatgccaaaattgaaagaaattccagaaatgatgaggaagaaggtgattgaaatacatcagcctgggaagggttacaaagctatttcaaaggctctgggactccaaagaaccacagtgagagccattatctccaattGGAAAAATGGCGCAGTAGGGAACCTTCCCAGAACTGGCCGATCtttcaaaattcctccaagagcacagcaaatactcatccaggaagtcaccaaatagccaaggacaacatcaaaaggacCTACatgcctctcttgcatcaataaaaggtcattgttcatgactccactatcagaaaatCACTGGGCAAAAGTGGCgctcatggaagagtggcaaggtgaaaaccactgctaacccgacttgcaataattgagggaaacacgAATTCTGCTCTgtatcagaaaatcctaaaagagaatacccggtcttcagtccgtaagttgaaactcaagagcaactggattatgcagcaagacaaattatccaaaacacaatgagtgagtaagtgaaagcctgatctccagttatcagaagcgtttggttggtTTTTGCTGCTAAAACGTGGGACagccagattttaagtttaagtgggcaattagtttttcatattggtgataagtgttggataacttttttttttgcttcaataaaaaaacaaaaaacaaaaccctgtttactcaggttgcctttgttttatgttgcatcttgtttgaagatctaaaactatttagtacgagatgTAGAAAACCAGAAGACATCAGGGCAAATACACAATTTTTACACAGAAATACAgcaaattttcacagcactgtatctgtTCAGAAATGATTCTTAAGCCACAGAACACAGCATATTACAGTGCAAGTAAAAAGGAAAGTAAATGTAGGAGCCAATCTGTTCATTGTCAGCTTTATTAGATTAGAATACTGTGCTTAACTGCCAAGTACAGACTGGACTTCACTTTggataagaaaataaaaaagaaaggaagcacttacaaaataacaaaagaattggcttgtttaatgatttaaaaaaatatttctttgcaAGACAAGATGCGCAAAACaactcttcactctctctttttagAGAGGTAGGTGAGAGAAAAATGCAAACATGAACACCACCATTTTCACACTGAACCAATGATTGGTGTCAAGTAGATGAGGTAAATGTTttgtggaaaagaaagaaaaggcacAATCTACAATCAACCGTGCCATGTAAATTCACTTAATACCGACAATAATTATaatagtcataataataataataacaataataataacagtaataataataacaataataataataataataataataataataatacacatcaTAACACCATCATAACagcaatagaaaaaaatatgaagCAAAAATACAGACTAAATTTGATCTTGCAGGGCATCTACCAGCCCTATTGTTTTGCTTTATCCAACATCAAAAATCAGGCCAGGTATCCACACGAAGAGTAATACCATATATTCTTTGCTCAGTTGAGTCCAAAAGTTCCTCTGGTTTCTGAGAACAGGTAAAGTCTTGGGACGCCAATGCATTAGCACGGAGTTGGACTCAGTTCAGAGGTGCTGTAACACACTATCTGACCACCAGACAGGAAACACAGAGTTTGGAAGGGCCAATGCAATCGTCATGGCAGAAGGCACCACACCCCTGGCACATAATCATTGCCTTGAGGCGGCAGGAGCACTTAAGTGCCACCTCCTCTGCTGCACTGTCAGCAAATGCCTGGATACTAAGGGCTGTGCTCTGGCTTCCAGTGTTCCCTACACGTGGCCGCAGCTGCAGCACACTATCTGCTATGCTGCGTGAGAAGCCGCTACCGTCCACTACAGAGACATTAGCTGTGTAGCTGAAGCCAGATGAGGACCCTCCTCCAGTGTCTCCACCCAGTGCACCTCCAACTCCACTCTGCTGCAACTTGGGCAGCTTTCCATACAGATGATAGGGAAATGACGAGGCAGAGGTAGAGGAAGGAGAAGAGGACACAGGTGAGACTGAGGAGTCTGTATGACGGATGTAAAGATTTTTGCCTTGCTCTTTTTTTGCCATTCTTACAAGTGACATTTCCATGTTGAGCAGTCCTTCCATGGCTCCCCCACTTCCTGTATAACTGTCTATGGAGCTCTGGGGTTCTTTTTTGGTTACAACAACAGAGCCATTGCCACCCATTGATGCCTGTGAATTTTTGGTGAGAGCTTGCTGGCACGAGGGGCGTGAGGAGACTTCATTTTTCACACTAGCCCCATGAGCGAGCTGTTGCTGATAGGACTGAGGTTGGGGTGGCTGTGATTTGGATGGGCGCCAGCTGATCTTAACAGTAGGTAAAACTTCAGAAGGACAAAGGTCACCATGTGGAGGGGAGGGAGCATCAGGTGTTGTTCTGCAGATTGTCTGGGAGAGGTTCAGAGAGTGTTGCTGAAGACCAGCTGCTTGCCTGTCTGGAGTGTCACCACGTGAAGGCTGAGGGATGTGGTGCTCTTTTATCACAGCTGACTCCAAAGCTTGAGCACTTTGAGAGTTCATGTCCATTGAATGCCTAGAAGAGGAAGAAGTGGAGGATGGGAGGGGGGTGATAACTGGTACTGCACCAGGAGGCACAACACTCCCTGACTGCTGAGGAACAAACTGCTGGACAACTGTGCCACGGGAGCTTGCTTCATCAAGCAAGCATGCCATCCGAGGCTGTGAAATGGCAGGTGGTGAGGGACCATAATTTCTTCCAGGCACAGGTGACAGGTGATGAGTAGAAGGGGCTTTGTGCTGAAAGTCTGAACCAGCAGGTTCTGTTTCAGTTGGAGCTCTGAAGCGGGGAGCCATGTTTATGGGAGATCCTCCAGGCTGGCGGTTGGATGGCAAACCAGCTGGTGCCCCTGGGAGTCTATTTATCTCCAGCTTACTTGCAGAGTGTGACTGGGGTAGGACTTTCTCCAAAGGTAGGCTGCCTTGAAGAAGCTGGGTAACTAGAGGGTTGTTTGCCTCTACAGAGGATACAGGTCGCACAGTACCTTGAATTCTTTTAACAGCAGAAAGACTGGCAGAGTTTTTTAATCCAGAATCATCTGTAAGCGCTCTGCAGAAAGGTTTTGCATCATCTTCTATTGGGCTAAATGGCTTTCCTCCACTGCTACTCTCATTAAGACCGTGAGCCTTGCTTTGGTCCTTCTCTACATGCATGAGATATGGCTGCACATGGACCCGAGTCAAGGCATTGGAATTTTGCTCCTGGACATGGTTTATGCCATGGGTGTGGACTGAATGGTACTTTTGTGTCTGAATCACTGGCTGGTTTGGCATGCCATTGGGAAAACGAGCCTGAATGACAGTTTGGCTATGAGCAGGGTTAGAGACATGGGCCTGGATTACAGGCTGCTGATGCTGGGGAGAGCTCAAAGTGCATGAAGTAAGACGAGTTGGTGTCTGAATGACAGGCTGATTCTGAGACTTTGTATTCTGACCCTGCACTCCATTATGGTCCATTGTTCTGTGCCAGTCCACTGTATCATCCTCTTGAGATTCATTCTCAAAGTCTGATGCCGTCTCTGTGGAGTCACTGTGCATACCATTATCTTCCTCTCTCATATTATTTGGTAGACATGAGAGGGAACTTACATATTTACCACCAGTCTCAATCTCTGCACTCTTGTGCTCCTGCAATACTCTCTCCCTAACCACATGATCCTCTGCACCACCTACAAAACCATTGCGGGCTACAACAAATGTCTCTTTGGGGACTTTCACATCTGACCCGTGCTGAATGACCCCGGTGGTGCCAGAACGATGTTCACCCAAATTCTGCTCACCTTCCCAAGACTGAGATGATGCTGCCAAGGTTCTGATCACATCCACACCTTGGGCACCAAACCTAGGCAGTGAGTCAGGTATCGATGTGGGAACAAGATTTACTGCTTCACTGGGCACTGATGTAACTGTGTAATTGGGAGTCACTGTTCTACTGTCATTTGAATCTGGTTCTTCAACCCTACTCTCTTGTTGACTGCCTACAGACTCAGGCTCACTGGGAGTAGGCACAGGAGTGTCCGAGGTCTGCTCAGAGGCTTTATCACTGGAGCTGACAGTCACCTCCTCCCCTCCACAGACATCATCCACCTGGTCCTGGGAGGCTGGACTGTCGGACTCGGTTGGTGACGGTGTGAGGGTTTTAGGGGACTCAGATGGTAGCACTGAAGGATTGGATGACACAGACGATGGAGATGGCATAGTTTGTGGGGTAGAGGCTTGAGGTTTTTCTGGAGTTTCTACATTGGATAGCTGTAGTTGTGTTCCAGACGAATGAGTGCTTGCAGGCGATTCCTGGCCCTCCACATCaactcttcttcctcctcctcctcctcctcctcctcctccaggtTCAATGGGACCCGGGTGCTCTCTCGAACGCCTCCCGCTGGAGCAATCCGGTATCCCAGTACCACCCCCCGGGCCGCCCCCCCCAGGCCCTGCCCCGTCTCCAGTGGCTGCAACAGCAGCAGCGGCTTCCCGCTGTGCACGGGCTTGCTGGGCACGGGCCTTGATGTCCGCCAAGGTGCGCGCCCCCGTCCCACTGCGCCGCGACCCCTCGTTGGGGGGCACGATGCGGGGATAGATTTGGTACGTTGGCGGCCCTTTGACCCACGGAGGTTTGATCCGGGAGAGCTGAATCTAGGAAGAAAGGAgacagaagaaaaggaaaaagacagGCACGCAGTTACTTAAAGGAATGTATTATTAAAATTGTGTCTAACTGCTCAGTATAAGGACTTAATTATAACATTAAACGAAAAGATATCCAATAGATTTGCCTTGAAATCCTAGCAAACACTAAACgtactacaaacatggccatcaTACCCGGATTGGCGGGACCTTGGGTTCCTCTGTTGTAGGCTGCGGCTTTTCTGAGTGCACACAGTCAACTGTGTTACGAAAGGACTGATGCTCATCCAATCGTGCCCTCTTCTCGGGAAAGCTGGTGAAGGCCTGGGACTCGTCAGGTCTCCTCTTCTGATCCTTGAGCTGGATGGCAGGGCTGGCTGTAGCAGGACTTGCTGCGGGGCTGCTCTCCCTGCTGCTTGCACCGGTACCTGCTGTGCCAGTGGTGATTGAGGCACCATCATCCAGTGGGTCAGTGGCAACAGCAGCAgttgaggatgaggaggaagatgatgagtCAGAGCTAGCAGCAAAAGCTCCTTGCCGGTCAGAGGTAGAGGAGGGTGATGACGATGGAGAGGACGATGAGGATGTtgaggaagaggatgaggaaggCGAGGAGGTGGAGGCAACAGTGGGCTCCACAACTTCAGGCAACAGGCTGGTGGAACCTTCTGGTTCATCGCAGGTTGAGCTTGTAGACGCAGGAGGAGTAGGAGTAGACACAGGGGCAGGGGAGGGAGCTGCCTCTGTACAGAGTGTCTCCACTGGAGCTTCTGATACTGATTCGGCTTGAAGAACAACCTCTGCCTGCACCGTGCTGGTTTCTGGGACAGGTGACGTAGTTGGGGCCACATCTTCCAAAGCTGCCTGGGTCTCTTCTTGCTCTTGAGTCACTGCTGCAGGAGTGGCCTTGCAGAGTGGGCGGCGCGCCCTGCGTCTGAGGTCAGCACGTGATCGTCTCCTGATACGGCCCTCCCTTCGTCGTCTTCCGACGCCTCTCCTCTTGGGTGTGGCTGCAGCAGTATCAGCCCCAAGGACTGAACCAGAAACGTCTCCTGCATCACTCATTGTGAGTTTTAACGCCTCCTCACGGGTTAAGCCAGATCTATAAGGAAAGGTGTGGAGGAGTCAATGTTAGTTAATTACACatgtaaaaaattgtttaatCAGCACTTTGAATAAATACAataggatttattttaaatatatgacaaAGAACCTTACTTTTGGCCATGATACTCCTCAAAGAATTTCTCCTTCCATGCCtccactttcttttccttttccatcTCTTGTCTAAAGCGAACCTGCATCTCATGCGTGAACTCAccttagagagaaaaaaaactttccatattaattaatttcataTTAATCTAATCTCCA from Ictalurus furcatus strain D&B chromosome 15, Billie_1.0, whole genome shotgun sequence harbors:
- the asxl1 gene encoding putative Polycomb group protein ASXL1 isoform X3, giving the protein MKDKQKRKKERTWAEAARMVLENFSDAPMTPKQILHVIQTKGLKEMRSGTAPLACLVTMLHSQVRGDRVKNSIFFKLPGRMSLFTLKKNALQWTKNPSGSEASDPNATPAASSTSTFGTAEGAEQESGDSTETTAASGENDASVDETSSSASCSTEPQTRLSRSSQSGRQRKKSVMMPRVVLTPLKVNGEHVPSGPMKRNRGGVEVDFETPGSILVNTNIRALINTRTFAAFPPHSQQQLLQLLPEVDRQVGPDGLARLSSSALNNEFFTHASQSWKERLAEGEFTHEMQVRFRQEMEKEKKVEAWKEKFFEEYHGQKSGLTREEALKLTMSDAGDVSGSVLGADTAAATPKRRGVGRRRREGRIRRRSRADLRRRARRPLCKATPAAVTQEQEETQAALEDVAPTTSPVPETSTVQAEVVLQAESVSEAPVETLCTEAAPSPAPVSTPTPPASTSSTCDEPEGSTSLLPEVVEPTVASTSSPSSSSSSTSSSSSPSSSPSSTSDRQGAFAASSDSSSSSSSSTAAVATDPLDDGASITTGTAGTGASSRESSPAASPATASPAIQLKDQKRRPDESQAFTSFPEKRARLDEHQSFRNTVDCVHSEKPQPTTEEPKVPPIRIQLSRIKPPWVKGPPTYQIYPRIVPPNEGSRRSGTGARTLADIKARAQQARAQREAAAAVAATGDGAGPGGGGPGGGTGIPDCSSGRRSREHPGPIEPGGGGGGGGGGRRVDVEGQESPASTHSSGTQLQLSNVETPEKPQASTPQTMPSPSSVSSNPSVLPSESPKTLTPSPTESDSPASQDQVDDVCGGEEVTVSSSDKASEQTSDTPVPTPSEPESVGSQQESRVEEPDSNDSRTVTPNYTVTSVPSEAVNLVPTSIPDSLPRFGAQGVDVIRTLAASSQSWEGEQNLGEHRSGTTGVIQHGSDVKVPKETFVVARNGFVGGAEDHVVRERVLQEHKSAEIETGGKYVSSLSCLPNNMREEDNGMHSDSTETASDFENESQEDDTVDWHRTMDHNGVQGQNTKSQNQPVIQTPTRLTSCTLSSPQHQQPVIQAHVSNPAHSQTVIQARFPNGMPNQPVIQTQKYHSVHTHGINHVQEQNSNALTRVHVQPYLMHVEKDQSKAHGLNESSSGGKPFSPIEDDAKPFCRALTDDSGLKNSASLSAVKRIQGTVRPVSSVEANNPLVTQLLQGSLPLEKVLPQSHSASKLEINRLPGAPAGLPSNRQPGGSPINMAPRFRAPTETEPAGSDFQHKAPSTHHLSPVPGRNYGPSPPAISQPRMACLLDEASSRGTVVQQFVPQQSGSVVPPGAVPVITPLPSSTSSSSRHSMDMNSQSAQALESAVIKEHHIPQPSRGDTPDRQAAGLQQHSLNLSQTICRTTPDAPSPPHGDLCPSEVLPTVKISWRPSKSQPPQPQSYQQQLAHGASVKNEVSSRPSCQQALTKNSQASMGGNGSVVVTKKEPQSSIDSYTGSGGAMEGLLNMEMSLVRMAKKEQGKNLYIRHTDSSVSPVSSSPSSTSASSFPYHLYGKLPKLQQSGVGGALGGDTGGGSSSGFSYTANVSVVDGSGFSRSIADSVLQLRPRVGNTGSQSTALSIQAFADSAAEEVALKCSCRLKAMIMCQGCGAFCHDDCIGPSKLCVSCLVVR